The nucleotide sequence GTGTTTTTAGGTCCCTTTGAGAAATTTATTCGAAGTACAAAGGTGAGAACACTAGAAGGTAGTGAATATGTGAGAAAGGTGTCAGAAAATTGCATTGCCCATATGAAATCTGAAGGAACATATGGCGATGCAGAAGAAAAAGCCATTCAAGAATTTAGAGAAGCTTTTAAGGATCAATTTTTTCCACCAGGAACTGCTGCTTTCTACAGACAATCACCAAATGGAGCATTAGGGGTTAGTGTCATTAATATTACCTATTGCATGTATCTAAATATCCATTTTAATCAACACATTttgatatttctttttctaCAAATTAATCACACAGCTTAGATTCTCCAAAGATGAGACAATACCTGAACATGAGTATGCTGTTATAAACAACAAGCCGCTTTCGGAAGCAGTGTTGGAGACCATGATTGGAGAAATCCCTGTTTCCCCTGCTTTGAAAGAGAGTTTGGCTACAAGATTTTATGAGTTTCTGAAGATTGACAACTTCAACATTCGAAACtgatatttgaaaaatgaaaactgTTATCTATAATCTTAAAGGCGAGGGGCATGATCTTTCAATGCATTATGATGCAATAAACGAATAATCCAAGTGACATATCTATAAGTCACATGATAATGTtactttatttttgaatttgctATCACAAGTCACAACAGTTTGTGGACTTGGTACGTCATTATTTGAAATGAATGGCTTAGTTACCTGGTTGTTTTTTAATCTGTTTGTGCATCATTTatgaaaaaaagttattattatttattttattttatttagcagaaattaaaattaaggatATCATATGCAAAATGCAATGAGCAatcataaaattaagaagacTAAAAGGAAGGAAGAGATCACATTCAACATATTATGCTCATTGTGGCTGCCCATTCTGTGATGTGATATATATTCTCTCATTTTAAGATATAAGCTTGAAACTTAATTTATGTTTTACTTTTTCCTTCTTTTGTTTATTGTCTTGTCACTTTGTAGTtctaccaaaaagaaaaactttacGAAGACTAAAAGTAAACGACAacagatgttttttttttacttacactaaaattaaaaaaatggtaaacTAAGTAAGTAATTAAGCTCAAGTGATTTACAAGTTTTATCAATGACAAATTGTTCGAAAGAATTCAAATTTGATTCATAGGTAAAACAATTTTTGGTCAGATTATTATTACTTTACGGCCGAATTCCAAATTATCAGTGCTCATTTCTCCTGGGAATTTCagaattaaccaaaaaaaaaaaaaaaacactaaaaagtGGTAACATGTTATTGTAACATGTATAATATTAGAGAGATGAGCCATAAATTCTACTTTCATTGTTTTGAGCAGCCCCAAAATGTTGACTCCAGCTGGATCACCAGTTTTATTAAGGTAATGTGGGCCACTAATGCACGAGTCAAT is from Medicago truncatula cultivar Jemalong A17 chromosome 1, MtrunA17r5.0-ANR, whole genome shotgun sequence and encodes:
- the LOC11440741 gene encoding chalcone--flavonone isomerase 1B-2, whose product is MATAAPTITGVKVENIEFPAVVTPPASPKSYFLGGAGVRGLDIDGEFVKFTGIGIYLEEKAVASLTPKWKGKTPSQLFESLEFYRDIIKGPFEKFIRSTKVRTLEGSEYVRKVSENCIAHMKSEGTYGDAEEKAIQEFREAFKDQFFPPGTAAFYRQSPNGALGLRFSKDETIPEHEYAVINNKPLSEAVLETMIGEIPVSPALKESLATRFYEFLKIDNFNIRN